Proteins encoded within one genomic window of Syntrophobacterales bacterium:
- a CDS encoding 4Fe-4S binding protein — protein MGQLIYLRNVVTLKLDQGKCTGCGTCLEVCPHAVFAMNGRHVEIRNRDACMECGACSRNCPAEAIFVQAGVGCAAAVINDMLGRTGSACCCTANSEAASSGKKGAACC, from the coding sequence ATGGGACAACTGATTTATCTGCGGAATGTGGTTACCTTGAAACTGGATCAGGGAAAATGTACCGGCTGCGGAACATGCCTGGAGGTATGCCCGCACGCGGTGTTTGCAATGAACGGCCGCCATGTCGAAATCCGGAACCGGGATGCGTGCATGGAGTGCGGCGCCTGCAGCCGGAATTGCCCTGCCGAAGCGATTTTTGTGCAGGCCGGCGTCGGCTGCGCGGCGGCCGTGATCAACGATATGCTGGGTCGCACCGGTTCGGCGTGTTGCTGCACCGCCAACTCGGAAGCCGCCTCTTCCGGAAAAAAGGGAGCGGCTTGCTGTTGA
- a CDS encoding acetyl-CoA synthase subunit gamma, with amino-acid sequence MATPVGLLPRVSAQLQGRDYWGAIKARWGIGRMDYTVDPGLYALGNPDRESPVLVSANYKLSFDALRCALPGRDLWLLVLDTKGINVWCAAGKGTFGTEELVGRIEASGLKEVVSHRSLILPQLGASGVAAHTVKKLSGFGVRFGPIRAEDLPEYMDAGFKATSKMRLKTFPLRERTVLIPVELVEALKPALIIAPLLFLFGGIGGPAGFWEKALAEGAFAVLAFLSAIMAGAVIHPLLLPYLPGRAFSTKGLALGAVVALMMLFGHGYDPSLWAGRLGILAWLLLIPAVTAYLAMNFTGASTFTSPSGVNREMRWALPVEIGMGLTGLILWIASILTA; translated from the coding sequence TTGGCAACGCCAGTAGGCTTGCTGCCCAGGGTATCGGCACAATTGCAGGGGCGGGATTATTGGGGGGCGATCAAGGCCCGCTGGGGGATCGGCCGGATGGATTACACCGTTGATCCGGGTCTTTACGCGCTGGGAAATCCGGATCGGGAGTCGCCGGTCCTGGTGAGCGCCAATTACAAGCTGAGTTTTGACGCACTGAGGTGTGCTTTGCCCGGCCGTGACCTCTGGCTGCTTGTGCTCGATACGAAGGGAATCAACGTCTGGTGCGCTGCCGGCAAGGGAACCTTCGGTACGGAGGAGCTGGTCGGCCGGATTGAAGCGAGCGGACTGAAGGAGGTCGTCAGCCACCGGTCGCTGATTCTCCCGCAATTGGGAGCGTCGGGGGTGGCCGCCCATACGGTCAAAAAACTCTCCGGATTTGGCGTTCGCTTCGGCCCGATCAGGGCCGAGGACCTGCCTGAATATATGGATGCCGGGTTCAAGGCCACCAGCAAAATGCGTCTCAAGACCTTCCCGCTTCGGGAAAGGACTGTCCTGATACCGGTCGAGCTGGTCGAAGCCCTAAAACCGGCCTTGATCATTGCGCCCCTCCTTTTCCTTTTCGGCGGCATCGGCGGCCCCGCCGGTTTCTGGGAAAAAGCCCTCGCTGAAGGCGCCTTTGCAGTTCTGGCGTTTCTGAGTGCGATTATGGCGGGGGCGGTAATCCATCCCCTGCTATTGCCGTATCTCCCCGGACGGGCATTTTCGACGAAGGGATTGGCGCTGGGAGCGGTCGTGGCGCTTATGATGCTTTTTGGCCACGGATACGATCCCTCGCTGTGGGCGGGGCGGCTGGGCATTCTGGCGTGGCTGCTGCTCATCCCGGCAGTCACGGCCTATCTGGCGATGAATTTTACCGGGGCATCCACGTTTACCTCCCCGTCCGGGGTGAACCGGGAGATGCGGTGGGCGCTTCCGGTGGAGATCGGGATGGGACTAACCGGTCTGATCCTGTGGATTGCGTCAATTTTGACTGCATAG